The nucleotide sequence CCCAGGGAGGTCGCGGCGTCTCTCTGGAGACCTCAAAGCGCAGCCGGACCcgttcctgtgtcacctgctctaggtgaccctgcctCGGCACGGGCGTCGGACTAGATATCTCCAGAAGTGCCTTCCAACCCTAATGACTCTGTGATTTTCCATACAGTGTAAATCATTAATTTGAGGTGCCGGGTGCTCAGTGAAGCcctaaaaagcaaaaacagctGAGGCCTATTCAGTATAGAGCGGGTTGTGCCTGGGGTGTAATTACAGGCAGGAGATAGAGTGAGCAGGGCACAAGGCAGAGCGTCCCGCACGGTGTCAGCAGGGAAAACAATCAGGTGGGCAATGCAGTGGTTTTTACCACGCGTGGACTCAGATCAGATATTTCGGGAGAAACCCTTGGCCGTGACGGCCGCGGAACGCCTGCACCCGACCCCACCCCGCGAGGCTTCTGGTAGCTGTAGTCCGCCCGCAGGGGCGGGCGTGGCTTAGGGCGGGACTCCCACAATGCACCTCGCGGCGCCTCCGGGCCGCCCCGCCGTCACGTGATCCGCGCGCTGGGACGAGCCGGTCGCTTCCTCAGGGGTCCGCCCGCGCTCCGGGGGCGGGGCTTCCCTCAGGTAGGGGGCGGGGCCTGGGCAGGGGCCGAAGCCGaggccgggcgggcggggggctcCGTCCGCTTCCCGCTGCTCCCGGACCGCAGCCCTGTCCCGAGCTGCCGCGGTTATGAAGCGGCGGTACGGGGCTGCGGCTGCCCAGGCTGCGCGCAGGAGTCTCCTCATCCCGGGAGGTAGCGCTGATCCGCGACGGCGCCCGGGGGTGACGTTGCCGTGCCCGGGGAGCGCTCGGCCGCCTCCGGGGTGTAACGGGTGTCAGGGGTGTTTCCCCGGCGAGGAGGCGGCGAGGGAGCGCCCGGTAACCGCACACGGCGTGGGCTGTGCGTgcggagctgggcagggcccGTCGGTGGTGTAGGAGTGATGACAATACAATGAGCGTGTCACGGCGGTGACAGCGAGAGCTGTAACAGTGATAACAAGTGTGGAACAGCGGTAATAGCAGCTGCGTCACAGCAACAACCCGGCATCGGCTGAgtttcccacagcagaggaggTTCTGTGGCACGGATGGGTCGCGGCATCCCCGTGCCATAGCACTTGTCGGTGTGTTTCCTGCCGTGGGCCCGCGAAGTCGTGGTGTTCCCTAGGCGTAATCCACGGGACACAATGCTTGAGATCATTTGGAGGTGCCTGTTGGCGGATGGAGGTTTTAAGTCCTGCCCTTTCCGCTCATCAAGCAGGCCAGGCAGCTTCTCCTAAAAATTGGATTCTCTTGTTCTCAGACATGAGTGCTCATATCGGAAGGAACTACAAGTTTCAGTTCCACGAGCTGGCCTTCTGCTTGCTTTTATTGTGAATGCCAGtttgaatggatttttttatcactttgttttcttccctagGAAGACATTAGTCTAGATGCAGTAAAttggaagaaatggaagaaaggaaGATCAAGAGGAGGAGCCCCAAATCATCTTCCAGTCACTCTGCTCAGGTTGCTAACTCCAAGAAAAGCTCAGTGCCCGTCAGTAAAAGTACAGCCTTTTCCAACCCCGCCCCACAGCCTGCCGTACAAAAACCAAAGTTAAAACGGTAAGCTCGGGCCATTTGCAGACCTAGAGGGAGTGAGAGCCAGGAACTTGGCAATGCTAAGACAGTCTAAAGGTTGTTTAGACTGGCTGTGACAGAAGAGCTTCAGACTTGTGAAAAGTTTTGATGATGTGTCTTTTTAAGCAACATGATATATATTTAATGCAATGTAATGGTTATTTTACAGCAAAGGGAGGTGTTTTTACACTTTTCTTGTAAGCTTAATGAAATGTTACACAATGCTGTAAACTCATACCAACAACATTTTAGCTGAATGTAGCCTGATGTGCCTGCTGAAAGACACTAGTTGGGTGATGAGATTTGGGCATCATATGGGATATAGTAGAGTCCCAGATGTACAGCTGTGagcaacaaataaaatattacatgACTGCAAGGTTGGAACTGACAACTATGGCAGGAAATGAAGGACATAAATTGAACAGGATGAGCTAGAACTGGAATTTCCAGGTGCTTTGTGACTGGGGACTTCTCAGCTGGGGGACCGTTTTGTGTAAAGAGAGACATTCAGTTCTTCAGAAAGTACCACATCAGAATAGTTTCTGTTTTTTGATGATAAGTTGATTTCAGTTTGAGAACATTAATTTATCTTCATGTTAGGAAATATGTTTATTGTCTGTGGCAGACACAGTAGataaaaaatgaagaggaatttaaaatgttagctggagagaggcagcagaattTACTGACCTCTGAGTTTTAGCTGAAGATTAAGTACAGAACTGTCAGCATCAGCACAGAGTCAGTTTGAAGGATGCAGTATTAGCCTGATAAATAATGAGTTTCTGCAATGTAAAATCTATAacttatttttcaggaaaactgtGTTAATACTTAGAGGGAAATATTAGTAAATACTAATGTGCTATAAATTGGTGGCTTCTGCAGTTGACTGAACAGTCTGCTCAAGTCTCAACATTATCCTGGGATTTactagaaattaatttcttgcagTCCAAAAGATTATGTGGAgaagaaaatgtcctttttgACTGTAAGTTCTGGCCATTCTTGCACAACTGTTAAACTTACCAAGCAGTGCTAATACAGATAATTGTTTGAACTTACCAAGCAGGAGAGGTAATTGATATAATAATGTGAGGAACTGCTACTGTGATAATTGAGTAAGAGTATTTAATTAATATTCAGTTTATCTGCAAGAATCCAATGAACACCAATAgtatattttattaaacatCAAAATTGGGTAGAAAAATGGATGACCTGTCTGTTGTACAAGACATTAAGTCTGAAATTGAAGCTAGAATGAGTTGCTCTGAGTTGAACTGGATATGGTGATTGTTGGACTGCTGGTTGTTTCTATAGCATATAGTCTGTATGATGTTTTATAGACTACCAAAGCTCTTGAGCTGGACAAAGAATTATTATTTCCCATAAGAAAGAGAGAGTTTGCAGAGCATGGGAAGGGTAGGCCTTACTGTGCTTTAAACACCATTATCTTCACAAATTAAATCAAGCTTCTTGTTTAagtctgtgattttttttaatatcccaTTGtattctaaattaaaatttttaggCTCAGATTTTTTCACTGGATCAAGTTCTGAACAGATTCATCACAAGGCTGCATGAAAGCCTCCTGCCTAAAGTATATTAGGATGcagcctgtctgtctgtctctgggTCAGAGATGGAACATGCTGCTTCTCACTGGTAGCTGTCTGTTTAGTTTCCATATTGATTTTGTGTTCACAGGGATTTAACATGGTTATTCATTTTCATCCATGTAGTTTCTATGGGCACTTGGTGCTCTGAATAAGTGCTGTGTCTAGAGAGAAGTGTATAGGATCCAGGAATTTTGATGATTTTCTTGCAGAAAGGGCTGTAGAGTATTTTTAGCAGTTTGAAGTTTGGGCACGGACTAGTTTCAGTTGGTACATTAGAGTAGTGGGAGAGTGGTTTTGATGGTGAGATTTACAAAATTGGGATATTATTTGTGGGTTGAAAGAAAGAACTCTAGGAAAATTTATGTGGAGTCAAGGTCACCTTCCAAAGCTTATAACCAGCTGTTTTTCACATGGGTTGGAGTCTAGAGATGTTTGTGACAAGAAACCCCCTCAAAAATAATATAAGGGGGTTTCTCTCTGGCTTGCAGATGCTTCTTTTTGAGTGATTTTATGTAGATAGTGTCTGCctggggaagtggtggaatcaccatccctggaaatgctaAAAAATCATGAGTGAGGACATGGGCTACTGGTGAACATGGATGGACTTAATGATCTGAGAGGTCATGTCAGTGCTAATGCCCTATGTGTCACTGCTGGGTAATGATTTAGATTACTAAGATGGCCAGCAGAGATGTGTGGTCCATTGATGGTTCCTACTATTGGACTGTTGGAACCCTTCATTTTGCAGTATCAAAATGTTGAGATAATGATATTCTTTATTTGTAAGACAAGCTGGTGGTCCAGTGTTTATCTTAAAAGCAGCGACTGAAATGCACACTATATATTTCCCATGTAATTTTCAAAGCTCAGATGTACACTTTCTTACATTTCAAATTTACAGTGAAATTGAAAGCAGGAAgtaatatttgttttgttcaattttttttttttttagtgtaatCAAAGAGAAAGCCAAACCTCCAGGAGGTGAAGCCAAaggggcacaggcagcaccaaTCCAGCATTCTTTTCTCACAGATGTATCAGATGTTCAGGAAATGGAAAGGGGACTTCTGAGTCTCTTGAATGACTTCCACTCTGGCAAACTTCAGGCATTTGGTAAGTGCATGAATTGGGTGTGGACAATAGTTGTTTTTTATAGCTGTACAGTGGTAACATTTGCAAACAAATGTGCTGCATGGACAGACTGCCACATGGTAGCTGTTTGTTTAGTTGAAATGTCTGTCTATATGAAATCAACATAATTAATACATCTTACTGCATTTTAGAACTACAGTCTCATTGTAAGATTGTCTGTATTGTGGGATTATTCATATGCCATTTAATTATTCCTTCCAGCAGAGAAGCACCTTTCCTTAAGATACCAAATTTGAAATCACTTATTTATGTAGGAAGAAGTAACTGTATTTAGCACCCAATTTTGTTGCATGTGAACGTTTAAAACTATTGGTAACAACTTCTATGAAATTCGATTCAAGCCGCATTTTACCCAGGTTGCTATTCTGTCTTAGCTTCTTAGTATTTTTACAGCCTCAGAGTTGATGGAGGTTTTAGAAGAAATATTGcacatattttccttcttttctcccttgtACTAAGTAGAAAAATGCATGTGTACTTTTGCAAGTTCAGTGTTAGGTCAGCGTGTCAATTCCACACTGATTTTACAAAAGAACCTGAAAAGTTTGTATTTTATCAACCATCTCTTTCAAGAAAGCAACCCTTAGAGAAATCAGAATTGGAAGGAAGGTTTTTTTGACTGAATTTCAAGTTAAAATACAGGGCCTTTCTGaatcagagaaaaatacaagaatATAGAAAAACCACGTGCATTCTAAAAAACTCTGAGAACACTGGGATAGCCACTGTAAATTCAGCACAACACAGCAAGAAATGGGATGACAGAAACTTCAGTAGTGAAACCATCAAGAAAGCAAATGTACTTGTAAAATTGATGTTTAAATTCTCTGATGTAGAAAGCTGCAACTCTCTTCTCTGATGTAAAAAGCTGCATCTTCACACCTTCATTTTCCCTCTTGGGTTTCTTTATTATAAAGTTTTTACTTGTTGTTTTAGGAAATGAATGTTCCATAGAACAGATGGAGCACGTGCGGAGTATGCAGGAGAAACTTGCTCGCCTCAATCTGGAGCTCTATGGGGAGATGGAAGAACTCCCTGAAGATAAAAGAAAACTAGCCAGTGATTCCAACCTGGATAGACTGCTGTCAGATGTAAGTACTGGGAAGGCATAAATCATGGAACTTAGCCCAGAGCAAAGCTCGGTTCAGGAAAATGACACTCATGTGTGCGCAGTGATTTACTGTTGAGGAGAACGTAGCTCTTCAGTGAACCAAGGTGTGCCCTGCCCTCCTCTTGGTTCTGAGAAAACACAggagttgtttttatttgttagAGTCGCTGGTTGCtttggggaggggagcaggctGGCTGCAAACTGCCTGAGCCTGTCAGCCTGCTTAGGGACAGCCCATGTTCTTGGGAACTACGACCACTTTCCCTGCAGTCCATCCTCCTACATCTGGGGAAGGTGACACAAAACAAAGCATATAGATCTGTAAAAACTAGAATTGTtaacatttctttaaatttcttgaGATCAGCAGATTTAAACTTAATTTGGATCTTAGCTCATAGTATAGAATTCAGTGTAGGCTTGATCTCTGTAAGAAATCATACATTTTGGCCTAAactattatttatttccttcattGTTTAAATGTATTCATTTCAGCATACCATCATAATTGTTGCATTTCTTTGACTATCAGAAGTGCCATTTCTCATAATTTCTACTTTATATTGCAGCTAGAAGAACTAAATTCATCTATGTATCCTTTTcctaaaatgtttattttgcattataATTACTAACTGTAGTCAAATTGCAGTTTGTTTCCCTAGTAACTGATGTCTTTACAAGAGTCAGATTCCTTCGATaatgtctttgttttttaattttacacaGAATCAAAGGGCAAATCCAGGTGTTTATTTTGCACATtcctctgagcactgcagggctcAGTACGTAGAGTTGTAGTTAATTGTGATGATGTGCTTTTAAATTAGTTCTAAAATACAGCATCAATTTTTATGTTCTTCCAATACATAAGTGACTGTATCTTAACACATCTAATTATAGGTTGTTTTTTCCACCTGATGATTTATTTAGCTACCGTGTTCCACTTGTGTACCACAATGTATTGTCAGTGGCAAAACCTATCAGCAGCAGGGTCTTTCTGCATGCATGTTATTGAGTCATTCTGGAACAAACATCCATAGTAATATTCCTTCAGCAACATTCAGACGCATCTGTCCCACTGATAAGTAAATTTTGTTACCCTTTAGTTTTTTTCTAGAAATGTGTGTGGTCGTTTATCACTGCTTGACCATGGAGAGTGAGCTGacctaattttttatttctagggTCAGGTACTTCAGCAGAGCTTAGGAAACTGAACAAATGTGTGCTCTTAGCCCACAGAGAAGATAAAGCTGAATGTCTCAGCTCGTCTTTCACACTGTGCTTTTGATTTTACACTCCACACTGCCAGGATGGCAGTGGAGGAGTGTAGCACTTGGTTTGCTCTGTAATTTGGTTATTTCTGTTGTTACACACTGTGTATGCATTGAGGAGGCGAGGCTCTAGTGTTTGGGGCTTAAGATCCTGCTCTGGTATCTACCTTGCCTGCATATTCCCTGCATATTAAGGCAGACTTCATAAAGAGAATGAGTGGAATGTGACAATAATATGTAATAGTGATAAAAATAATCTGCCATCGCCCTTGATCCCAAGGCTAATGCTGGAGGTATGAAATGCTCAAATCTCATTGAGAAATGTTAATctgctggcagggcactggCATAGGACTCACCAGAACAGAGTTTGTCTGGACTGGTGCATACCCCAGAGTAAGCAGTTTCATGTAACACTGCTGTCTTGTTCATGCCTTATCTGTATGTGAAATTGTTATTCCTTAATGATTTGCTTCAGCCAAAAGCTACATTTAGCCGATGCTCAAGATATTCCAAATGGTACTACAGGCTGAGAGAGAACATCTTTGTCAGTCTGGATTCTccagctttgcttttgtttttctggacaATGGAATCAAGAGGAGTTGTGactttgtgttgttttttaattttacacaACAAAGAATCAAAGTGCAAATCCAGGTGTTTATTTTGCACATTCCTCTGAGCACTGCATTATGTTAGGGCTCAGTACCTAGAGTTGTAGTTAATTGTGATGCTGTGCTTTTTATTATTGCCTTACTTAACAGAAAAACTGGAGAAACTTGGAAATATATTTCTTCTGCTCAGTGTTCATATGGTTGCAGGTGGTACATGTATATAAGTTAATTGGCATTTCTCCAGTTTTTATGAAGGTACTGATAATATTGCCTTTCTGATCATCATACAGACAATCTGCTCACTCTCTCTTTAGTGTTTTGTTGATTGGTGATGGCACCAGATAATTTATTGTTAATAAAgtgaaaagttttaaatatatgatgtttcattttcagaagcTGCTATTGGCTTGGCTGTGTTAGGAAGATGAGTTTTagcattgtccaaatgtttGCAGAGTTTATGTTTTTCCATACTATGAATAATTATAAAATCTTACCAAATTAGAATTAGGGTGCATGCTAGCAGTCTACATAAATTAAGTATTGTGAAATTCCAAAAGTGGGTAAATAGTTATTGTTCAATAAATCCAAGATAATCAATTTTGTAGTTACTCTGATGTTGTAAATAGGCTACTATTAATTGGTATCATCTTTCTGTGcacagccagaggaaaaaaaaaaactgtattaGTATAAAATCAGGCTGGTTTTAGATCCAAAATTTGTATCTTGGTCCATCCAACCATGCCTTTGTTTCTAGATTTATTTTGTATTCAGTTTTTAGGTAATACATTCAGATTCCACACTGATTCCACACTTAATGAACAAGGAACAGAATCTTTATCCTTCTACCTGAGTGCAAAGCTTTCATCAGCCCAGAGTGGGCATGTGGCTAGGGAATAGAAGATTCCTTTTATCCAACATCTTTGGAGAAGAGATCTACATCCTTCAGCCACAGGATGTAGTTTTGGACTGTGCAACATCAAGCCTGCAGCACACTGGGGACAGAAGTATCCTTTAACCACCACTGAGTGCTCTGGCTACAGATTCGGCCTCAAATTCCCTGCCTCACCTCTCAGGCAAATCTCGGTGATTTACATATCAGTAGGATCCCAGTGGCTGTCCCCTCAGGTTGTTCTTGTTCTTTACACAATTTATCTCCTTCGTTGCCAAGATTCTCTAGGAGCTTGCATTAACGAACCTAGGagtccctgcctgcagctgggtACGTACATATGATGTTGTTAAGAGAACTACAATACAACAAACTTCTCACAGAGTGAAGCCAAGGTTGATGTTTGTtctccacacacacacctctGACCAATAATTGGGCAATTACCATTTCTGCACAGCACTTTCTCACATCAGTGCTATGCCCTTGTTTCTGGGCAGATTTCTGAACAAGCTAAGAAGTAGCATCTTTTAGCCTCGTGCCTCATACCAGGTGTGGCAAAAGTGACTAGAAGAGCTGCAGTTAAACAAAATTGTCTTCTTGCAGCTCACTtggatgcaggagcagagctctgtgctcactagcagcctcctgccagcaAGTGCAGTGTATCCCAGCATTGTAACACACTCATCCCAAACCACTTTTAATCTCAGAGTTTAGATATTCTCTTTTAGAGGCAGCTCTTCTGCATTTTTGGGTTCTGGCATCAAACTGCTTAGGCTTACTATGTCAAACACCTTTCAAATCACTTACAGACATGTTGGATGTCTTGATCTTATTTCTGTAGCAATGTATGCGAGGACAGAGGGTATAATTTGAGACACAGACATAAGCTAATACCTTTCTCAAGCAGCTGTTTAGAATTATATAAGAATTAGcccctttttcttcatttgctttaaGCCTGTGGGCAATTACAAGTCAAAGAATGCATTAATTAGCAACTAATGGAGAAATTaggaaattcttttttccttacctCCTCCTGGATAAACTTTGTGTCTTTGACACAGTCCATTAATGGTTGGTGCTTATTAACTTGGATTTATACAAGAAAATTTTGTAGCAAGACTTTTGAGATAGTGAACTCTTTTATGTGGTAATGAGCTAATCACATTtctgggctcctgcaggaaaaggaaaaaaaaaaacctactgtAACATTTGTGGAAAGTCTTTTGTAATTAGAAAAGTATGTAAGCGGCTGCAGAAAATGAGCTCATTTTCTATTATGTTGTTTCTTGAAGAGTTGTTTATGGAGATAAAAGTGTATTAACATTAAATGTTTAATATATTTACCAGTGTGAGTTTAGGCCAGTGCTGTGGTTCAAAAACACACTGATAAATGGGTTTGGTGTTTGGAAGAAGGTTCTCTTTGCTGCATCTCTGTGGGCACAAGTTACATTCTCCTCTATACTTCCAGTTGAAGGCAACAACACTAAGAAACAGAGGGGCAAGTCTATTAGTGCATGGCTGGTGTCACTGCCAAAATTTTGGAGTTTTTAACAATGCTATTGCCTATGCAGCACCAGGCCTGCTGGCATCAGATGGGATTCATCCTTCTTGGTGAGGGAGGAGAGTCTTTGCTCAGGAAGC is from Serinus canaria isolate serCan28SL12 chromosome 3, serCan2020, whole genome shotgun sequence and encodes:
- the CCDC28A gene encoding coiled-coil domain-containing protein 28A produces the protein MEERKIKRRSPKSSSSHSAQVANSKKSSVPVSKSTAFSNPAPQPAVQKPKLKRVIKEKAKPPGGEAKGAQAAPIQHSFLTDVSDVQEMERGLLSLLNDFHSGKLQAFGNECSIEQMEHVRSMQEKLARLNLELYGEMEELPEDKRKLASDSNLDRLLSDLEELNSSIQKLHLADAQDIPNGTTG